From the genome of Caloenas nicobarica isolate bCalNic1 chromosome 14, bCalNic1.hap1, whole genome shotgun sequence, one region includes:
- the PSMG3 gene encoding proteasome assembly chaperone 3 → MEAGPIVTSKQREVVVRGVPTEVVCTAFSNSILVVVTQYGKMGTIIYVDPSMVGDSVGRPSLTTKVLLGKDEPLVHVCAKNLVAFVSQEAGNKPVLLAMALKDKTMEGIQALREVIRSCQVW, encoded by the exons ATGGAAGCGGGTCCCATCGTGACGTCCAAGCAGCGCGAGGTGGTGGTCCGCGGGGTCCCCACCGAGGTGGTGTGCACGGCCTTCTCCAACTCCATCCTCGTGGTGGTCACACAGTACGGCAAGATGGGGACAATCATCTACGTGGACCCCAGCATGGTCGGGGACAGCGTGGGCAGACCCTCGCTCACCACAAAGGTGCTGCTGGGCAAGGATGAG cccCTCGTCCATGTTTGTGCCAAAAACCTGGTGGCATTCGTGTCTCAGGAAGCTGGGAACAAACCCGTTCTTCTGGCCATGGCTTTAAAAGACAAGACCATGGAAGGAATACAAGCTCTACGGGAAGTGATCCGAAGTTGCCAAGTGTGGTGA